Part of the Elusimicrobiota bacterium genome, CAGGCGTTAAGACTCGTTTTTAATCTCTATTATAAATAAGTAGAACTAAAAAACAGCAAAAAATAATTATAAATCGGGATAAAGGATTAAGGGGAAAAATATTTGATTTAATCCCTAATCCGTATTACAAAATCCTTAAAGGAAGGGAATTTTATGTTTGAAGGAAAAACTTTACTGCAAATAATTAGTATGGGGGGAATAGCGCTTTACGTTTTATTGTTTTGCTCAATTATTTCTTTGGCGGTAATACTTGAAAGGCTGGTCAATTACCGCAAGAAATCCAAATTGGATAAAATAGAATTCATGGATGAGATAAAGAATGAAATTCAAAGAGGTAATATTGAAAAGGCTATAAAAATCTGTGAAAAAAATGATGCGCCTATTAGCTATGTTGTCAAAGCGGGGATCAGGAAATTCGGCCATGATGAAAAAGCAATACAAGGTGCTATGGATAGAGAAATTATGGTTGAAACAGTAAAACTTGAACAATATATCAGCATAGTAGGAACAATAGGCAATACAGCAGTTTATATAGGTCTTTTCGGTACCGTGCTTGGTATTATCCGTTCTTTTCACAATATCTCAGTTATTGGTTCAGGGGGCATAACTGTAATAATAGGCGGAGTTGCCGAGGCTTTGATAGCTACTGCGACCGGACTTTTTGTAGCCATTCCGGCAGTAATATTCTACAATTATTTTGTAAGAAGAGTGGATAATTTTGTAACTGATATGGAATATTGCGCTTCAGAAATACTTGATTTAATCGGCATACGGAAAAAATTATGAGAAAACCTATTAAGCGCGAAAAGTTAATGGCAGAAATCAATATAACTCCTTTTACGGACGTTGTTTTGGTGCTTTTAATTATTTTTATGATTACAACCCCGATGTTGATACAACCCGGCATAAAAGTAAAACTTCCTGAGGCCAGCAAGGCAGAAAGCGATACGGAAAAAAATATTACGATTTTAATAACCAGGGACGGAAAAATATTTATTGATAATTTAAACGTTGATTTTGAGAGTCTTAAAGCTCGAATAACGGCAAGGCTTTCTGCAAATAATGATATACCGGTCGTAATAAAAGGCGACAAAGAAGTCAAATATGACACCGTAATAAAGGTTATAGATACGGCAAAACAATCCGGAGCAAAAAAGTTTGCTCTTTCGGTGGAATTGAAAAAAACTTTACCCCGTTAGAAATTGTTGGCTGAAACGTTGATTCAGGCAGGGGTTTAACCGTATGTCCAAGTCAGCTAAAATTTCTAACGGGGCTTGCCAGATAAATAATAAAAAATTATAAATGGAAAAATTTTTAACTAAAAAAAACACCATTATTTTCATAACACTGTTAACTATCTGTCGAATTTATATTAATTCCACCCTTCAGCTTCATCCCGATGAAGCTTATTATTGGTTATGGTCTCACCATCTTCAATTAAGTTACTTTGACCATCCTCCGATGATTGCATATTTCATTAAACTGACAACTCTTTTTTTCATGTCGGAATTTTGGGTAAGATTGTCTGCCTTGATGGTTTCAGTATTAATGAGCTTTATTATTTGGATTCTTTCAAAACAGTTTTTCAACAGCGAAAAAGTCTCATCCGGAAGCGTTCTTCTTTTAAATGTTTACCCTCTTACCGCATCGGGCTCAATTATTATAACGCCTGACGCTCCTGCCTTCCTTTTTTGGTCTTTAGGCATATTTATTTCATGGCAGTTGTTTAAAACGCAAAAAGCATACTTATGGTATGTTCTGGGAATAATATTAGGCCTTTCGCTTTTATCTAAATATACTGCGATATTGTTGGTTCCATCTATTTTCCTTTATATGATTTTTACTGATGAAAAACGCTGGTTAAAAACCGTACATCCTTACGTTGCGCTAGTTTTATCCATAATAATTTTTTTGCCGGTAATAATTTGGAATATCGCTAATAACTGGGTTTCGTTCAAATTTCAGATGCATCATGGATTGGAAGGCTACGATTTACTTAACGGTATGCTTGAATATATCGGCGGACAACTTATGGCGCTTACGCCTTTCGCTTGGCTGATGGGTATTTGGGCATCTGCAATATTTATGTTTTCCAAAAGAAAAGAAAAACTTTTTCTGGGGGTTACTTCTGTCCCAATAATTTTGCTTTTTATGTTTACTTCGCTTAAAAAAGCGGCAGCTCCTAACTGGCCGGTCCTGGCATATTTTACGTTTACAATCGCTTTATGTGCTTATTTCCTTGACGGAAAAAAATGGAAGGAAACTTTATGGGCTCTTGTTTTTCTATTTTCTCTGTTTTTTTCATTACTTGCGATATTTCATGCGAGATTTTCAGTTATTCCTCTTGAGAAATTCTCTAAAGAATGGGCTCAAACTGATGCGACTAGCTGGTTTTACGGATGGAAAGATCTTGCAAAAGAAATCAAAAAGTATCCCGATGTAAAATATATTCTTGCGCCGTCCCATACTTTGCCGGCATCTATTGATTACTATTTACATGAAAACATTACAATTAGTGCGGATCCCACCATAGGCAGATTCAGCCAGTATAACCTTTGGAAACTCCAAATACAACCCAATGTTAAAGCCTTATATGTTTCTTTAGAAGGGGAAGCTCTGGACGCTTATAAACGATATTTTAGCGAACCGGTTACAACCGATTATATTACTATCTACCGCAAAAACTTTCCGATAAGGCGATTTAGAATTATATATGGAAATACAAAGAGTTATTGACATTTTTTATGTGTTTTGATAGACTCAATAAGAGATGAAATCTAAAATAACTCTTTTTTTGTTAGTTTTAGTTCTATTTTCGTCGGCTGTTCCTGCTAGTGGTGGCGACGATTTTGCAAATTCGATAATAGGCAGAGAAATTATTAAAATTGGCCTGAGATTTTTAGATAATCCTGGGGATTTCTTTTTCAACCTGCATTCCGATAACGAAGACTACTCTCCCGTTCCGAAAAATAAAAAAGGATCGTTTAGATTTAACTTTTTTCCAACCTTTATACCTTTCACGTGGGCAAATCTTAACGTAAAAGCAAAAGTATTTGATGAAAAAAACAATTTACCCCAGATAGATGTAATCGGGATGTACGGCGATATTTTAAGTTTGAGATTGATATCTACTGAAACGAGACCGGAGTTTAGCGATTATTCTATGGGTATTACTGCGGCAAAGTCTATCAATGAAAAAACCAGGCTTTATGGCGGAATAAAATATTGCGCGGTGAACATGTACGTGAAATTTTCCACGCCCGTAACTTCCGGGGAATTTTCGATGTCTTCACTTGATTTTAAAATGTCCGATACTTTTGTTTTTACTGGTATCAGCCATCAGCCGAATCCCGATAAAATAGTTGTTGCGCAGCTTGGATACGGCTTTAAATACAACAAAATTGTTTCTCGTCTCATGGTAAGCCATAAACATCTTGATATCGGAGTTAATATTTATCCTGAAGGGCTTTTTGTTATACATCCTTTTATCGCATGGCATTGGTTTTTCTGACAAGGACAGATCAAAAGGACAAATCAACATGTTAAAAAGAATATTAATTTCTGTTTTATTATTTTTGGGGGGGGCAATGCTATTGTTTGCCAAAACAAAGGCTGCTCCCTATTATCAATTACAGTTTGACGTTGGCGAGTCTATACCTTCAAAAGGCGAAATGATGGCCACTTCTAATTTGACTAATGATTTAGGCATCATTTTACAGCCTAGTGCCAGGCACAAATTTATCGGTTTCTACGAACTAAAATACGCCGGGCCAGGGTTAAGAAAGGAAGAAGGGGATAAGTTTTCTGACAGAATTATGGACCACGTTTTCGTCATCAAAAATCATTTTGACTGGAAAGATGATTATACTCTAAAAAGTCAGCTGGATCATATGATAGAATACCGCCGTACAGGAGCAAACGAACTGTGGGGACAGGGGCTTTATGATTTTAACCGTACGGGATTCATGTTTGATTTAAACAGAAAATTCAGTAAAAAACTTTCCGGAGACATATACATGCAGTATCATTATCTGGAATTTCCTAATTATACTGATCTTTTGGCAGAATTTCAGGCTGGTGAAACATCGGAAACCTCTACCGGAAAACAAAACCACCACAATTATCAATTGGGAGTAAAAACAAAATATGAATTAGTCAATGTTTCGCTTGATTTTACAATATTAAAATATACTAAACAAAAAGTTATTGTTGATAATGTTCAACCGGATAGGACTTACTATTCAGGCGTGCTTCAGCAGGATACAATGGTTACATTAGGGGCGGATTATACGAAGATTTTATGGAATTCTATTATTTTAACCCCGTCATTTAGTTTTAAAAGCAAGATTTCAAATCAAAATTACCAGCACTTTATGCTGGCAACCGATACCATCCCGGTTCGTTACATTGATAATTATTATAGCTACAATATATTTGATATATCTTGCCCGATTACGTTTACATTATCCAAAATTTGGGCTGCCTTTATTACTCCCGAAATAAACTATAAATACTATTCAAATAGGCCGCCTAGAGATTCTGAAAACGCCTTCATTTCCGGAAACCAGTATAACAACCTTTTTATATTAAGCTGCGGTTTTTCAAAAAGACAAAATGACGTTACAACAATGACGGTATTCTATAATTACCAAAGCCAGGTTTCAAATATGACTTTTGAAAGATACTTGCTTTATAATTATTCAGGGCATTACATGGGTGTAAGTTTCAGCTATACCTATTGATTTATTAATAGAAAAATAAATAGTTTTTTTGAAAAACTCCGGTTTCATGATAATTTTTTCATAGAACCACTTGACAAGCTTCGCAAAAATTGCTATAAAATAAAAAATTTTTCAGAATATAATAAAGCGAAATAATCTAAAAATATGCCATTATTATCTTTATCAGATCTTCCTTTCGTAAGAAGCAAGGACGCTATAGCTGTTGATATTGGAACTTATTCAATTAAGATTCTGCATATCAAAAAGCATGGCGATTCATACCATTTGGTTAAATGGGGCACTGTTCCTTTAGCCGATATAAACCGAGACATCTCTCCAGCCGAAAGAAAAAATGCAATCCTCAGCCGCCTGGCCGAATATCTTGCCGTTGAAAAAATAGCAGTCAAAAATATTGTAACTTCTGTATCAGGAAATCAGGTTATCGTCAGGCACGTACAGCTTCAAAAAATGTCTCGCGAAGAGCTTGAAAAAAATATAGCGATGGAAGCGGAACCTTATATACCTTTTGGCATCACTGAGGTAGATTTAAGTTTCTATATTTTACCCGGAGATGTTGATTCGCAAAAAATGGATGCGATAATCGTTGCCGCAAAAAAAGAAGTTGTAAGCGCAAAAATCGAGATGCTGAATACACTGAATTTAAGGCCTGTTGTGGTTGATATTGACGCTTTTGCTATTTCCAATGCTTATGAGCTGAATTCCGATAAGACTTTGAATGAAACCGTTTTGATAGCTGATATCGGTGCAAGTGCAACAAATATCTCAATTATCGCCAATCATGTTTCAAAGGTGGTTAGAGACGTTTATGTGGCAGGCAATACTTTCACAAAAGCAGTCATGAAGGCTGCTTCTTGCGACCAAAAAACCGCGGAAGATTTAAAAGCGAATAATATAATTATTGTAACTCCCGAAGATAAGGATAAGATTTCATCAGATAATCAAAAACTTCAGGTTTCAACCGCGCTAACACAAACCGCCAAAGAACTTTTGACTGAAATTCAAAAATCCATTGATTTTTATATTTCCCAAAGAGCTGAAAATACAGTTAATAAAATTTTAATTAGCGGCGGAAGCGCTAATATAAAAAATTTGGATAAATATTTGTCGCAACAGCTCAAAGCTGCGGTTGAAATTTTTAATCCTTTGAGAGCCATAATTGAAGGAGAAAAAGTACCTCAAGAATTTGCTACAGAATTTGCCGTTTCGGTCGGGCTTGGAATGCGGTATGAAAACGACGTAAAAAAGTAAAATATGCAATTGATAAAAATTAATTTATTATCTAAAGAAAACATTAAAAAAGAAGAGAGGAAAGAACTAGTCTGGCTTTCTCTCTTAGCAATGATTATTGCCGTGATTTTTGGTTCCCTTGTTTATTTTTTAAAAGTTCACGCTTATAATGTTGTTGAAACGCGCATTAATCAAGCTCAATTTGAACTCACAAAATACGAAAGTATCGTAAAACAAGTTGAAGCGTTGGAAACGATGAAGCGAAGCCTTGAAACAAAGAAAAATGTAATAAATATGCTTAGGGAAAAAGGGATCGTATATCCTCGTTTTATGGAAGATTTGATGAGCGTTTTGCCTCAAGGCATATCGCTCAAAACACTTTCCACCGTTCTTCAGCCTGACGGAAAAATAACGGTGAGTTTGTCAGCGGACGCAACTGATAATTACCCTATAGCAGACTTTATTACTGAGCTAACGCTTAAAGGTATTTTTTCTGACGTCGAGCTTGGCGCAATTACTACAACAAGATCGGATAAAGCTACAATATCTTCTTTCAGCATGACTTTTAGCTATCAAAGAAAAAAATAACTATGACTAATAAAATAAAACAACAATTGGTTTTTATACTGCTAATTTTCGTGGGCGCCGGGTTCTGCTATTTTAACTACATTTTGCAGCCGCTTGATAAAAAATATAATGAGGCTGCAATTAAACTCAATCAGGTGGAAACAAAACTGGCTGAATTAAAAATCCGGGCTATGGAACTGCCGAAACTTAAAGCTGAAATGGAATCGTTGCAGAAAGAAGTCGCAGTCCTTGAAAAGCTTCTTCCTCAAAATAAAGAGATTCCCGGGCTTTTGCGAACAATTGCAAGAAAAGCCCAGCGTTATAATCTTCAGATTAATGTTTTGACTCCCGCGAAAATAGCGCCTATGGAACACTACAACGAATTGCCCTTTCAAGTTAATTTGAGGGGAAAATACCATCCTCTTGCCCATTTTCTTGCAGATATCGGCCAAGAGATGAGACTTATGAGTGTACGCAGTGTTAATATGAATTATTCCGGAAGTACCGACAAAAACGATACTCTAAATATAGTTTCAGATTTCACTTTAATAGCATACACATACAAAGAATGAAAAAGAAAATTTATATTATTTTAATGACTGCTTTTATTTTTGCGTCATGCAATATGACGCAGGCACCAGTACAGGTGTCATCGTCTATTAAAGCTCAGCCTATCGCGCTAAAAGTGCAGGTTGAGCAGAAAAAGGAAGAAATAGTCAGATACATTTATAGGGGAGACCTATATAGAGACCCATTCTTTCCTATTACTGCCGAAATGACTGGTCCCCAGGAAGGGATAGTGATTCCTAGCCTTGGTGCACTGGTTTTAACCGGGATAATACGCGACAGGGACCAATCAATTGCCTTACTAAAGGGCGGTTCTATCGGGTATACTCTTAAAAACGGCAGAATATATGATTCCAGGCAAAGACTTATTAAGGGAATGAGCGGAACGATAAAGGCTGAAAGCGTGGTAATTATCGCCGCTGATAGAAGTAAAAAAGAAATAAGATTAAGAGAAAAAGAAAAATAGATTTTTTTGATTTAAAGGAAGCTCAAGGAGGACTAACCGGATGAAAAAATTTATAGCCGACTTAATAGTGATAGGACTAATAATTAATTTAGGCAGTCCTGTATGGTCGGAAGAAAAGAGTTCTCAAGGTTTTAGTCTGCAGGAGGTAACGGTTATAGGAAACGCGGTGTCAGTAACTGGTTCGGGAATACCGAAATATAATGTATTCGGCCTTTCAAAACCTGAACGATTGGTTATTGATTTTTCTGATACCGAATATAAGCTAAAACAAAGTTTTCCTGTAGAAAACAGCCCCATAATCAATAAAGTAAGAGGTGCCCAATTCAAGGACAAACCGACGAAAGTTGCTCGTGTTGTTATGGAACTGAAAACCAGCGATATAGAATACGAAGTAAACGAAGAAAACGGTAACACCGTAATAATCAAATTTTTCCCGGTCGCTTCTGAAGCGGGAACACCTGCTGTTGAACAGGCGTATGAAAGCCCAAAACCCCAGGAAACTTTGTCTTCAGCTCCCGAAGTTTCAGCTCCTGCTATTGAGACTGTTGCTCAAGCTCCGGCAAGCACTGAAGTAAAAGCCGTTGCTGAGCCTCAATCAGTTACAGTCCCGATGCCGAAGCCCAGCGCTTCACAAAAAAGCGCCGAAGTATCTTCTAATCAGACTTCCAAAAAGATAGGTCTTACTTCTAAACCCATAAGTTTTGATTTTGAAGCGGCAGATGTGCGGGATGTCTTAAGAGTATTATCAATGAAAAGCGGCATAAATATTATTTGCGGCGATGATGTCCAGGGAACCGTAACCATGCGGCTAGAAAATGTTCCTTTTGATAAGGCCTTTCATACTATTCTTGCACTAAAAAACCTTGTTGCCGAAGAAAGCGGTCCAAATATTATAAGAGTCGTTACCCCGCAGCAAATTGCTCTTGAGAGAGAAAGATCAGTAACGTTTACAAAAATTTTCCCTTTAAATTATGCTAAAGCAGATGAAATAAAAACAAATCTGGATATGATACGGCAGTCCGAAGGAAGAAGAGGCGGAATCTCTGTTGACGATAGAACTAACAGTTTGATAGTCACAGATACCCCTGAAGGACTTCAGTCGGCAGAACGGATTATTTCAGAACTTGATAGAAAACCGGAACAAGTTATTATAGAAGCAAAAATTGTTGAAATTACATTAAATAAAAGTATTGATCTTGGTGTTCAGTGGCAGTATGCGGGCACAGCAGGCGATCCAAATGTGGCAATTGGAGCTTCCAGACAGCATGTGGTTGCGGATAATGAATCTGTTCCCGGGCCAAATGCAACTATCGGAGCTAACAGAAATCTGCCTTCGGGTACAGGAACGCTTGAAACCGGAGGAACCGGTGTTGCATTCCCTGCAAGCCCGGTATCAGGACAAATATCTTCTATAGCTTTTGGCATAGTTTCTAACGGAAACAGGTTAAACGCGGTTTTAAGCGCATTACAGCAGAAGGGTTTGTCAAAGCTGCTTTCAAGTCCTAAAGTAACTACAATAAACAATAAAGAGGCAAAAATATTAATAGGCCAAAAAATACCTTATACTACTACGACAATATCTGTAAGCGGTTCAACCCAGCAAACCAACTTCTTGGATGTTGGCATAAAACTTACAGTTACTCCAACTATTAATGTGGATCAAAAAATAACTCTGGCTGTTCATCCGGAGGTAAGCCTTTACATTAGGGCCGATCCGGCGGGTCCCGTAATTGGAACCAGAGAGGCAAATACAACCGTTTTGGTTAATAACGGCGAAACGGTTGTAATAGGCGGTCTTATTACCGATGAAGACCGAAAACTTGCGACTCAGGTCCCGATTTTGGGCGATATACCGATCATAGGAACACTTTTTAAGAGAACTTTGACTTCCAAAGACAGAACAGAGCTTTTGGTATTCATTACTCCTCAAATCGTAAAATAGGCTGTTTAAAGGCCAATAATAGCTTAAATATATAACCCAATCTTACTATTAATAAGATTGGGTTGTATTTTTTATTCTCCTTCGCCAAATACGCCCCCCACGTTTTGCTTCGCTAAACGAAGCAGGGGAGGATGAAGGCGGGGAGAACCCCCACGTCTAGTTTTGCCCTGTGAAATGCAAAGCATTTCCAGGACAAAACTGTGCGGGGTGGCTTCGGAAGAATTTCTGCTTGATACCCCGCATGTCGATGTGGGGAGCTTCATTTGAATCAAGGTAAACCCCGTTAGAGATCTGCCTCGCTCGCCTCGCTGCGAAGCAGGCCGGCGGGCGGGCAACGGGCGCTTCGCGAATAAAGATGGCGACATTACACCGCCATCTAACAGCATGATTTCAATCTGCCGACAGGAGTCAGCAGCCTTCTCTAACGGGGTAAAATCAGATATGTTACAAAAACTTAAATCAAACGGTTGGTTAAT contains:
- a CDS encoding glycosyltransferase family 39 protein, which translates into the protein MEKFLTKKNTIIFITLLTICRIYINSTLQLHPDEAYYWLWSHHLQLSYFDHPPMIAYFIKLTTLFFMSEFWVRLSALMVSVLMSFIIWILSKQFFNSEKVSSGSVLLLNVYPLTASGSIIITPDAPAFLFWSLGIFISWQLFKTQKAYLWYVLGIILGLSLLSKYTAILLVPSIFLYMIFTDEKRWLKTVHPYVALVLSIIIFLPVIIWNIANNWVSFKFQMHHGLEGYDLLNGMLEYIGGQLMALTPFAWLMGIWASAIFMFSKRKEKLFLGVTSVPIILLFMFTSLKKAAAPNWPVLAYFTFTIALCAYFLDGKKWKETLWALVFLFSLFFSLLAIFHARFSVIPLEKFSKEWAQTDATSWFYGWKDLAKEIKKYPDVKYILAPSHTLPASIDYYLHENITISADPTIGRFSQYNLWKLQIQPNVKALYVSLEGEALDAYKRYFSEPVTTDYITIYRKNFPIRRFRIIYGNTKSY
- a CDS encoding MotA/TolQ/ExbB proton channel family protein, with the protein product MFEGKTLLQIISMGGIALYVLLFCSIISLAVILERLVNYRKKSKLDKIEFMDEIKNEIQRGNIEKAIKICEKNDAPISYVVKAGIRKFGHDEKAIQGAMDREIMVETVKLEQYISIVGTIGNTAVYIGLFGTVLGIIRSFHNISVIGSGGITVIIGGVAEALIATATGLFVAIPAVIFYNYFVRRVDNFVTDMEYCASEILDLIGIRKKL
- a CDS encoding PilN domain-containing protein, producing the protein MQLIKINLLSKENIKKEERKELVWLSLLAMIIAVIFGSLVYFLKVHAYNVVETRINQAQFELTKYESIVKQVEALETMKRSLETKKNVINMLREKGIVYPRFMEDLMSVLPQGISLKTLSTVLQPDGKITVSLSADATDNYPIADFITELTLKGIFSDVELGAITTTRSDKATISSFSMTFSYQRKK
- a CDS encoding biopolymer transporter ExbD; this translates as MRKPIKREKLMAEINITPFTDVVLVLLIIFMITTPMLIQPGIKVKLPEASKAESDTEKNITILITRDGKIFIDNLNVDFESLKARITARLSANNDIPVVIKGDKEVKYDTVIKVIDTAKQSGAKKFALSVELKKTLPR
- the pilO gene encoding type 4a pilus biogenesis protein PilO, with protein sequence MTNKIKQQLVFILLIFVGAGFCYFNYILQPLDKKYNEAAIKLNQVETKLAELKIRAMELPKLKAEMESLQKEVAVLEKLLPQNKEIPGLLRTIARKAQRYNLQINVLTPAKIAPMEHYNELPFQVNLRGKYHPLAHFLADIGQEMRLMSVRSVNMNYSGSTDKNDTLNIVSDFTLIAYTYKE
- the pilQ gene encoding type IV pilus secretin PilQ, with the translated sequence MKKFIADLIVIGLIINLGSPVWSEEKSSQGFSLQEVTVIGNAVSVTGSGIPKYNVFGLSKPERLVIDFSDTEYKLKQSFPVENSPIINKVRGAQFKDKPTKVARVVMELKTSDIEYEVNEENGNTVIIKFFPVASEAGTPAVEQAYESPKPQETLSSAPEVSAPAIETVAQAPASTEVKAVAEPQSVTVPMPKPSASQKSAEVSSNQTSKKIGLTSKPISFDFEAADVRDVLRVLSMKSGINIICGDDVQGTVTMRLENVPFDKAFHTILALKNLVAEESGPNIIRVVTPQQIALERERSVTFTKIFPLNYAKADEIKTNLDMIRQSEGRRGGISVDDRTNSLIVTDTPEGLQSAERIISELDRKPEQVIIEAKIVEITLNKSIDLGVQWQYAGTAGDPNVAIGASRQHVVADNESVPGPNATIGANRNLPSGTGTLETGGTGVAFPASPVSGQISSIAFGIVSNGNRLNAVLSALQQKGLSKLLSSPKVTTINNKEAKILIGQKIPYTTTTISVSGSTQQTNFLDVGIKLTVTPTINVDQKITLAVHPEVSLYIRADPAGPVIGTREANTTVLVNNGETVVIGGLITDEDRKLATQVPILGDIPIIGTLFKRTLTSKDRTELLVFITPQIVK
- the pilM gene encoding type IV pilus assembly protein PilM — protein: MPLLSLSDLPFVRSKDAIAVDIGTYSIKILHIKKHGDSYHLVKWGTVPLADINRDISPAERKNAILSRLAEYLAVEKIAVKNIVTSVSGNQVIVRHVQLQKMSREELEKNIAMEAEPYIPFGITEVDLSFYILPGDVDSQKMDAIIVAAKKEVVSAKIEMLNTLNLRPVVVDIDAFAISNAYELNSDKTLNETVLIADIGASATNISIIANHVSKVVRDVYVAGNTFTKAVMKAASCDQKTAEDLKANNIIIVTPEDKDKISSDNQKLQVSTALTQTAKELLTEIQKSIDFYISQRAENTVNKILISGGSANIKNLDKYLSQQLKAAVEIFNPLRAIIEGEKVPQEFATEFAVSVGLGMRYENDVKK